One Fibrobacter sp. DNA segment encodes these proteins:
- a CDS encoding DUF1349 domain-containing protein, which translates to MKMNARDWFWTRAPKKFIITDDSVEIVTEPHTDLWQRTYYHFRNDNAPVLQIKTAEKFFSFVVKTSFESKHRFDQCGVAMYLDSENWLKASIEYENEKFQHLGSVATNMGYSDWATTAIRADIKSMWYRFSRRENDFCIECSEDGSNFTQMRICHMWKATDEIQFGIYACSPEDSSFRAVFTDMELTECKWLAHDGQAPDEKI; encoded by the coding sequence ATGAAAATGAATGCCAGGGATTGGTTCTGGACTCGGGCTCCGAAAAAATTTATCATTACCGACGATTCCGTTGAAATCGTTACGGAACCGCACACAGATTTGTGGCAGAGAACGTATTATCATTTTCGTAATGACAACGCTCCGGTTCTTCAAATAAAGACAGCGGAAAAGTTCTTTTCCTTTGTGGTTAAGACATCGTTTGAAAGCAAGCATCGCTTTGACCAGTGCGGCGTAGCCATGTATCTGGATAGCGAAAACTGGCTGAAGGCTTCCATCGAATACGAGAATGAAAAATTCCAGCACCTTGGAAGCGTGGCCACCAACATGGGCTATTCCGATTGGGCTACAACTGCGATCCGTGCCGATATTAAATCCATGTGGTATCGCTTCAGCCGTCGCGAAAATGACTTTTGCATTGAATGTTCCGAGGACGGTTCCAACTTCACGCAAATGAGAATTTGCCACATGTGGAAGGCAACCGATGAAATTCAGTTTGGCATTTACGCATGCAGTCCCGAAGATTCCTCCTTCAGGGCTGTATTTACCGACATGGAATTGACGGAATGCAAATGGCTTGCCCACGACGGACAAGCCCCAGACGAAAAAATTTAG
- a CDS encoding BrnT family toxin: MEIDFEWDEKKNEINQKKHGVSFEEAKSCFEDEHARVFFDVEHSKDEDRSILIGLSSELRILIVVYTERINGNDDLIVNRIISARKATKKEFQYYWNARKGDEP; the protein is encoded by the coding sequence ATGGAAATAGATTTCGAGTGGGATGAAAAGAAGAATGAGATAAATCAGAAAAAACATGGCGTATCTTTTGAAGAAGCCAAGAGTTGCTTTGAAGATGAACATGCTAGAGTTTTCTTTGATGTAGAACATTCAAAAGATGAAGATCGTTCTATTCTCATAGGATTGTCTTCTGAACTAAGAATCTTGATTGTTGTCTATACGGAACGTATTAATGGTAATGATGATTTGATTGTCAATCGTATCATTAGTGCGCGAAAGGCGACGAAGAAAGAGTTTCAGTATTATTGGAATGCGCGTAAAGGAGACGAACCATGA
- a CDS encoding BrnA antitoxin family protein — protein sequence MKKEYDFEKMKAIRNPYAAALKKQITIRLNSSTIEYFKKMSKDQGIPYQTLIDSYLTDCAVKKRKISIEWK from the coding sequence ATGAAGAAAGAGTATGATTTTGAAAAAATGAAGGCAATAAGAAATCCTTATGCGGCTGCATTAAAAAAACAAATTACCATTCGGTTGAACTCTTCAACTATTGAGTATTTCAAGAAAATGTCCAAAGATCAGGGCATTCCTTATCAGACTTTGATTGATTCCTATTTGACAGACTGTGCGGTCAAAAAGAGAAAGATTTCAATTGAATGGAAATAA